The stretch of DNA TGCGTGATTTGAAATTCACTGATTCCGATATTAACCAATATTTCCGGAGAGAATGCGAATGTATTATCTTTAGCCATAATCACCTGCATGTAGAAATCCATATCTACCAGCCATATCAGATTCGGGTCGAAAAGATAGCCTTTGTTTCTGAAAATACATACACTTGGAGCACCCAGCCGGTTGCCGGTGTATATTATTGTAGCATCACCCTGAAGTTCTGAGATAAATTCACTGCTTGCTATATGGGGCTTCGAATTATTATGGTTGTCCAAGTCGCAACTTGCCGAAAAAGCAATGTCAGCACTTGGATTTTCATCTAACAGTTTGACATACTTTCCTAAGCTGTCTGGAGAAGAAAACCAATCATCATGATGAAGTATCTTGATATATTCTCCTTTTGCTTTTTTTATTCCCTCGTTCCAATTCAGCGGAGAGCCTAAAGGTTTTTCGTTTTTGAAATATTTTATTCGCTCGTCCGAATATTCTTCAACCAGTTTTTGTAATGAGTCATCGGGAGAATCATCTGTGATAACGACCTCGTAATCTGTAAAACGCTGCTCTAAAATAGAGTTGAGGCAACGTCTCAGAAAATCAATATGTTTGTAAGCCGGGATACAGATGCTGACTTTCATTTCTTTATCCTTTTATTGGTAACATATTCGATGGCTTCTCTTAATATTCTGGCTTTTGAAAAATATAGAGTTCCTATATACAAAGCTCCTACAAATGCTATTTGGCATATCATTAATACAACAGGTTGGGATATCGCAAACCTGAGCATATAGCCACATAGTATACAAATAAATGATATTCCAAAATAAGGCAATAAATCTTTTATTAGTTCAACCAGACTGTAATTTATCAGCTTGTTAGACATAATAGAGGATACAATGTATCTGATAATGTAGGT from Dysgonomonas mossii encodes:
- a CDS encoding glycosyltransferase family 2 protein; the encoded protein is MKVSICIPAYKHIDFLRRCLNSILEQRFTDYEVVITDDSPDDSLQKLVEEYSDERIKYFKNEKPLGSPLNWNEGIKKAKGEYIKILHHDDWFSSPDSLGKYVKLLDENPSADIAFSASCDLDNHNNSKPHIASSEFISELQGDATIIYTGNRLGAPSVCIFRNKGYLFDPNLIWLVDMDFYMQVIMAKDNTFAFSPEILVNIGISEFQITQQCLAETKVKISEKIYLYKKYSLENKPAKYRKSLLKYMGREKIRRTSDLRVILPDSDFTFSRSDTFLAYIYYARKKIRSLLPR